TGACCAACTTAAGAAGGAAATAAATAGGATTGCCTCAACAACGCAGTTTAACACTAGGAATCTTTTAAATGGTTCTTTAGCTGCTGGTAAAGCTACACTTACATTTCAGATTGGTGCTAATAGCCAGCAAGTACTTAAATTAAACATAGCTACAATGACTGCATCGGCGTTGAAAGGTACTGCTGCTGGAGCTATTTCAATGGCGAGTGTTAATGTAGCTACTAATAATGCTTCTGCTATTAGTGCCCAAATTAATTCTATCGATGCAGCAATAAATAAAGTGTCTGGTCAAAGAGCCGACCTTGGTGCGGTACAAAATAGGCTTGAACATACTATAAACAACCTTGGTACAGCAGCAGAAAACTTAACAGCAGCAGAATCACGCATAAGAGATGTTGATATGGCAAAAGCGATGATGGAATTCACAAAAGACAACATACTCAATCAAGCAGCTACAGCAATGTTGGCGCAAGCAAATCAATTACCACAAACGGTATTACAATTGCTCAGATAACACAAAAGGGAGGCTTTACACCTCCCTTTAATTTTTTTTGCCTTTTTATTGAAGTGCCTTTTTGACAATATAATTAAATATACGCAGATTATTTTCTAAAAGTCTTAAATTATATTTATTTGTGACGATAATTTATATAAGCATTATAATTATAGGAGGTATTGAAATGGTTAATGAGCTTATGAAAGAAACAATGGAAGAGAGCTTTAAATATATACCAAAGTTGATAAAAGGAATTGATAAAGAGATCGAATATATTAATAATGGAGAATATGAAGAGGCAATTTCTTTGTTAACAAATATTATAGAGGGGCTTGATTGGTCAATACAAGCTATTACTTTAACGGAGTCGTTACATGGATTTAATATAGATATATATAAAACTAACGAAAATCTGAATATATTGCTTGAAGCTATTGAAAATTCTGATTATCAATTAATATCTGATATACTAAATTACGAACTTAAAGCTATTTTATATGAATATATAAATCACTGCCAAAAGGGAGAGCTTAACTGATGAGTTTATTTGAAATTGTTAAAGCAAAAGAAGGGTTTGATACTTTAGTTTTAGTAGCTGATAATAAAAGATATTTTTTACACAGTATCTATTACCCTGTAAAAGAGGCACGAGAGTGGGCAGAGAAGATTCAATTTAATGATGAAGAGATAATATTAATTTATGGGGTAGGACTGGGTTATCATATAAATTTTTTAGCAGAAAAATTGTGTGTGGGTAATAGGCTAATTTTAGTTGAGCCATCGAAGGAAATATTTGAATATGCATTAAATAATGGTTATTATGATGAATTTAAGGATAAAGCTAATATATTTTTTATAAATGAGGATTCAGATGAAAATATAAGAAATTTGTTATCTAGATATATTCCATGGGATAATTTTGAAAATCTTGTTTATAAGGAATTTAAACAATATCCTACAGTCTTTGAAGATCATTATAAGATGTTTAACAACTGCTTAATAGAAACTATAAATGCAATGAGGATAAATAGAAATACGGCCTTGTATTTTGCATCCCAATGGCAATCAAATTTTATGGAAAATATAGAGTTTATTTTTAAAAGTGTACCAGTGAAGTCGTTTTTCAATTTATTCAAAGATATTCCAGCTGTTATAGTATCAGCAGGTCCTTCATTAGATAAGAATATTAGACTTTTAAAAGAAGCAAAGGATAAGAGTATAATAATATGTGTTGGTACTGCTTTAAAGGCTTTATTAAGAGAAGGGATTGAACCAGATTTTGTTGTTTCAATAGATGGAAGTGAGAAAAACTTTAAACATTTTGAGGGTTGTTCAGTTAACAGTCCATTATTATATGACCTTACAGTATATCCACAAATATTGAAGGAATATAAAGGTCCTCTTATTATGGGACGAATTGCTTCAGATTTTTCTGCTTTATTTGAGGGAAAACTATCGTTAGAATTTGGAAGTTTAAATGCAGGTCCCTCAGTAGCAAATTTGTCGCTAGATTTTGCTTATAAAATGGGATGTAATCCTATTGTATTTATAGGGCAGGACTTAGCATATTTAAATAATCGAACACATGCTTCTGGAACAACCTATGAAAAAGACAGAATAAATAGCAATTCTGATGAAAAAGAGTATATATATGTTGATGGCAATCATGAAGATAAGGTTTTAACAGACCGGGTTTTGCTTTCATTTAAGACGTGGTTTGAAAATTATATATATACTCACTCAGATAGGATTTACATAAATGCAACAGAAGGTGGCGCACTTATAAAAGGAACAAAAATAATGAGTTTTAAAGATGTAATAGAGGAATATATGAATGTAAATTTAAATATACATCAAAGAATTAATGATCTATTTATAAATGAAAGAATAAAACCAGAACAAGAGAAAATAAATTCTCTTCAAAAGGAATTTGAAAATACAATTAAAAGATTAAGGATAATAAAATGGGATTGTATGCGTGGTGCAAAGCTATCAAAAAAAATGTATAATGAATATGAAAAAGATATTAATGCTGACGTAACGCGAATACTCGCAATATTGGATAAAATTGACGCAAAATTGAGAAATTCCAAAGAAAGCTTTTTATTTATATCCTCTATCTTAAATATAGTAACAACAAAAGTCCTTAAAGGATTTAAAGCTAAAAAAAATGAAACAGAAAGAGAAAAGAAACTACGAATATCCATGATGTCGTATACACTTTATCAGGGTATTTATGAAGCAATAGTACAATCGGAAAAAAGTCTTGAGAAGGCATTAAATACGATAAAAAGTTTAAATTCTAGAAATATAACTAATTCTTAATACAGGAGGATAAATATGAAAATAAAAGGTAAAAAAATTCTTGTTACAGGTGCAGGAGGGTTTATTGGTTCTCATCTTGTAGAAAAATTAGTTGAAATGGGTGCAAAAGTGCGAGCATTTGTTCGATACAATTCCAAAAATAATTGGGGATGGTTGGAGACATCACCATATAAAACGGAAATAGAAATTTACACCGGTGATATAAGAGATTATGATAGTGTAAAAGATTCCATGAAAGGAATAGAGGTTGTTTTTCACTTAGCTGCTCTTATAGGAATACCGTATTCATATATTTCGCCACTTGCATATATAAAGACAAATATAGAAGGAACGTATAATGTATTGCAATCTGCAAGAGAACTAGGTGTAGAAAGAGTAATACATACCTCCACAAGTGAAGTTTATGGGACGGCGAAATATGTGCCTATTGATGAATCACATCCATTACAGCCACAATCTCCGTATTCGGCTACCAAGATAAGTGCCGATAATATAGCACTGAGTTTTTATAATGCATTCAATTTACCGGTAACAATAGTGCGACCGTTTAACACGTATGGTCCACGTCAATCTGCAAGAGCAGTAATTCCTACAATTATTACTCAGATTATGAGTGGTAAAAAACAAATTAAACTTGGTAATTTACAACCTACAAGAGACATGAATTATGTGATAGATACAGTAAATGGATTTATAAAGATAGCAGAATGTGATAAACTTTTAGGAGAAGTAACGAATATAGGTTCAGGGAAGGAAATATCAATAGGAGATTTAGCCAGGCTTATTTTTCAGTTAATGGGAGTGGAAGTAGAAATAGAACAAGAAGAGCAAAGATTTAGGCCGGAAAAAAGTGAAGTTGAAAGGTTGCTCTGTGATAACAAGAAAATAAAAAAATTTACTGATTGGGAGCCTAAATATTCGCTGGATAAGGGGCTTAATGAGACCATAAAATGGATGAGTTCTCACTTAAATATGTATAAGCCGGAGGTATACAATGTGTGAATTATATCTTGATTCTCCTAATTTAGGTGAGTTAGAAAAAGAATATATTTTAAAAGCAATTGATAGTAATTTTGTATCGACTGTTGGCCCTTTTGTACCCGAGTTTGAAGAGAAATTTGCAAAATATTTAAAAGTAACCTCTTGTGTTGCAGTACAAAGTGGTACAGCGGCAATTCATGCTGCACTATATGAACTAGGTATAAAAGAAGGAGATGAGGTTATTGTACCTGCTATTACCTTTGTTGCAACTGTTAATCCAATAGTTTATTGTGGGGCAACTCCAGTGTTTGTTGATATTGACAAAGATACTTGGGATATAGATCCGAAAGAAATTGAAAAAGCAATAACTTCGAAGACAAAAGCTATCATACCAGTTCACTTATATGGTAATCCATGTGATATGGATGAAATAATGAAGATTGCTGAGAAATATGGACTTTACGTGATTGAAGATGCGACAGAAAGTCTTGGTGCTGAATATAAAGGGCGTATGACAGGTACAATTGGCCATATTGGATGTTTCAGCTTTAATGGCAATAAAATTATCACAACGGGCGGAGGCGGAATGATATCAACAAATAAGGAAAAGTGGGCTGCTCATATAAAATTTTTAGTTAACCAAGCGAGAGATGCATCACAGGGTTATTTTCATCCTGAAATAGGTTTTAATTATCGGATGACAAATTTGGAAGCGGCTCTTGGGCTTGCCCAACTAGAACGTTTACCAGAATTTCTCAAAAAGAAGCGTATGTATTTTGAAGCGTATAAAAAAATTTTTGAAGGTATTGACGAGATAACACTCCAGAAAGAGTACGAAGGTGCTATAAGTTCTGCATGGCTTCCATCTATAAAAATTGATTGCAAAAAAGTAAATATGACTATACCGGAGATTCAGAGCAAATTAAAAGAAAGAGGTATTCCAACAAGAAGGATATTTAATCCAATAATTGATTTTCCGCCATATGTTAAGTATAAAAAGGGTAGTTATTCTAATTCATATGAAATATTTGAAAATGGCTTAAGTTTACCAGCGTCTACTTTAAATACGATGGAGAGTATAGAATATGCAGCAAAAACACTATTGGATATCTTAGGTCTTAAGAAAGAGGTAATTTTATGAAAAAAATTGCGGTTGTTACAGGTACAAGAGCAGAGTATGGACTATTATATTGGACAATGAAAGAAATTGAAAATGATCCGGAATTAAAATTACAACTTCTTGTTACAGGGATGCATTTATCACCAGAATTTGGACTAACGATACAGGAGATTGAAAAAGATGGATTTAGAATAGAAGAGAAAATAGAAATTTTGCTTTCCTCTGATACAGGACAAGGAGTAGCTAAAGCTATAGGATTAGGAGTTATAGGATTTGCTCAAGCTTTTGCAAGATTAAATCCTGATATACTTGTGATTTTAGGTGACAGATTTGAAATATTTGCAGCTGCGACCGCAGCAATGGTAATGAATATACCCATCGCTCATATTGGTGGTGGTGAATCAACAGAAGGAGCAATTGACGAGCAAATAAGACATGCAATAACTAGAATGGCACACATTCATTTTACTAGTTGTGACTATTATGCAGAAAGAATAAAAAAAATGGGAGAAGAAGAATGGCGTATATTTAATGTTGGAGCGCCAGGATTAGAAAATATTAAGCGATTAAAGTTGTTTGAAAGAGAAGAACTGGAAAAATTGCTTAATATAGATTTAAGTAAAACCACATTATTAGTTACGTATCATTCGGTAACGTTGGAAATGCAAACTTTAAAAGAGCAAATGGATAATCTTTTAAGTGCATTGATGCAAACAGGGCATCAAATTATATTTACCTATCCTAATTCTGATAGTGGAGGTAGATATATAATTAAAAGAATAAACGAATTTATTAAAGACTATAACAAAGCCAAAGCTTTTGTAAATTTAGGACAGCAGAAATATTTAAGTTTGTTCCAATATGTCAGTGCAATAGTTGGGAACTCTTCAAGTGGCATTATTGAAGCCCCATCTTTTAAATTACCTGTTGTAAACATAGGTGACAGGCAAAAAGGTAGACTGCGAGCTAAAAATATTATAGATGTTGGTTATTCTAAAGATGAGATATTAGACGGTATTAATAAAGCACTATATAATGAAGAGTTTAGAGCAAAACTTAAGGATACAAAAAATCCTTATGGAGATGGGGATACGAGTAAAAAGATTATTAAAATATTAAAAAATATCAATACAAAACAAGAGAATTTCCTAAAAAAGAAGCTTACTTATTAGATTTAGTTTTAAATTAATTTTGTAAAGAGAGATGGTAATCAGATGATTAAAATAGGGAGTAAAACAATTTCTGAGAATTCACCCGTGTTTATTATAGCTGAGGCTGGTGTGAATCACAATGGAGATGTAGAAATAGCGAAAAAAATGGTTGATGCGGCATGTGAGGCAGGAGCAGATGCAATAAAATTTCAAATATTTAAAACAGATAGTTTAGTGATTAAAAATGCGGATAAGGCTGAATATCAAAAGTTAAATACAGGAATAGATGAAACACAGTATGATATGTTAAAAAAATTAGAACTTTCATACGAAGAACATTTCAAAATTATGGAATACTGTAAAGAGCGAAATATAATATATCTTTCAACACCGTTTGATTATGAAAGTGTTGACGCATTAGAAGAACTAAATGTTTGTGCATATAAAATAAGTTCAGGAGACATAACAAACCTTCCATTTCTAAAATACATAGCAAGCAAGGGAAAACCAATGATTGTTTCTACAGGCATGTCAAATCTAGGTGAAGTAGAAGATGCAATAGAAATAATAAAAAGTACGGGGAACGAAGAGATAATTTTATTGCACTGTACATCCAGTTACCCGACAGAATACCATGACGTAAACTTAAAGTCGATGATTACTTTAAAGAATGCTTTTCAAATCCCAATAGGCTATTCTGATCATACACTTGGTATTGAAGTCCCAATTGCTGCAGTATCATTAGGAGCAAGAATTATTGAAAAACATTTTACTCTTGATAGAACTATGCCAGGACCTGATCATAAAGCATCATTAGAGCCTGCTGAACTAAAGCAAATGATTATTAGTATACGAAATATAGAAAAAGCCTTAGGTAATGGGATAAAAAAATGTACACAAAGTGAGGAAAATGTCAAAAAAATAGCCAGAAAATCAATTGTTGCAGCAACTTATATTCCTAAAGGAAGTATTATTAATGAAAATATGTTAACGATAAAAAGACCGGGGACGGGTATACCACCGAAGTTCATAGATTATTTAATAGGTAAAAAAGCAAAAATTGACATCTTAAAGGATACAATTCTTGATCTATCGATGATTGAATAGATTTTCTGGGTTGTAAAGGAGGAACTTTTTTGAAAAAAGTAATATTGATTGGTGCAGGAGGACATGCAAAAGCAGTAATAGATATACTTAAAAAAAACAATCAAGAGATAGAAATTGTAGGGTTAATAACAAAAGATGCTGCCGATATAGGGGAGAAAGTATTAGGGGTACCGATAATTGGTACAGATAAAGAACTTAGTGAGCTATTTAACAAAGGTATAAGGTATGCTCTTATAGCTGTAGGAAGTGTTGACAATAATTTTTTAAGGGAAAAGTTATATAAAAAGGTCGCAAATATTGGGTATACTTTTATAAATGCATTTCATCCTTCTTCCATTATTTCTGATTATGCGAGGTTTGGTACGGGAAATGTTGTTATGGCAGGAGTATTGGTTGGGCCTGATACAATAATAGGGAACAATGTAATTTTAAATACAGGTTCCATAATAGAACATGATTGTGTGATAGAAGATCATGTTCACATAGCTCCAGGTGTCAAAATTGCAGGAGGGGTAAAAATTGGAGAAACAAGCCACATTGGAATTGGTAGTGTTATTATTCAGGGGATAAAGATAGGAAAAAATGTTGTGGTTGGAGCAGGAACTATTGTTTTAGAAGATATACCAGATAATGCAGTTGTGGTAGGTGTGCCGGGGAAAATCAAAAAATTTAGGGAAACCAATGATTAAGGGGAAATTTAAATGGAAAAGATCAAATCTGTTCTTATTAAAGAAGAATCCTTGATTAAAGAAGCAATAAAACAATTAAATGAAAATAGCCTTCAAATTCTTCTTGTTATAGATGACAATTATAGATTGATTGGTACCGTTACAGATGGCGATATACGAAGAGCAATTCTAAATAATATTTCTTTTGATGAACCAGTTGGCAAGATTATGAATAGAGTGCCGAAATTTGTTTATATAGGGGAAGAAGAAAGTGCGAAGGAGCTTATGATAAAACATAGAATAAAAACTATTCCGGTTTTAGATAGAGAAAGAAGAGTTGTAGACTTAATTTTGATGGAAAAATTTCTTGAAACGAAATACGAATATTCTGAAAAACCAAATTATGTTTTTATTATGGCAGGGGGAAAAGGCACAAGGTTGGATCCTTTTACAAAAATACTCCCAAAGCCTTTAATACCAATTGGAGATACCCCCATAATTGAACTTATTGTTAAAAATTTCAAAAAATATGGTTTTAATAACTTTTTAATTTCAGTGAATTATAAAGCAGAAATTATAAAATTATATTTTTCAGAAAATCCTGATGGATACAATATAAATTTTATACACGAAAAAGATTTTCTTGGAACAGCAGGTTCGCTGAGACTTGCAGAGGAAAAATTGAAAGATACATTCATAGTTTCAAACTGTGATGTAATTATAGATATAGATTTTGATGAATTGTTGAAATATCACAAAAAAAATAATAATCATGCAACGATTGTAGGAGTAGTAAAAAATATGCAGATTCCATATGGGGTTATAGACGTAAATAATGGAGAGCTTGTAAATATGATTGAAAAACCGGAATACAACTTTGTTATAAATTCAGGAGTTTATGTGTTAGAACCAGAGTTAATCAATTTAATTCCACAAGGTAAGCCAATAAATATGCCAGACTTATTGTTAAAATCAAAAGAATTTGGCTATAAAGTAGGTGTGTATCCGATAAGTTCAAAGTGGTTTGATGTAGGTCAATGGGAAGAATATAGAAATACGTTAGAATATTTTAAAAAGGTGGAAGGTATCTAAGTATGTATAAAGGGAAAACAATATTAGCGTTGATACCTGCACGAGGGGGTTCTAAAGGAGTACCAAAAAAAAATATAAGACTTCTTTTGCATAAGCCTCTTATTGCTTATACTATTGAAACTGCGTTAGAAGTTGATTTTTTGGATAAAATAATAGTATCAACAGAGGATTTGGAAATAGCAAAAATATCTAAAGAATATGGAGCAGAAGTCCCTTTTTTAAGGCCTTATGAATTAGCAACTGATGAAGCAAAATCAATAGATGTTATTTTACATGCCATGGACTGGATGGAAAAAGAACATGGTACATTTAATTTGATTTTACTTTTGCAACCTACGTCACCTTTCAGAAATAGTGAAGATATTAAAACTGCTCTTGATATATTTTTTGAAAAAAATGCAAGGGCTGTGGTTTCTGTTTGTGAAGCAGAACATTCTCCTTTATGGATGAATACTCTAAATGATGATCTAAATATGAAAGATTTTATTCGAAAAGATATTTTAAACAAAAATAGACAGGAGTTGGGTAAGTATTACCGTATTAATGGTGCAATTTATATAGCAGAATGGGATTATTTGAGACAAAATAAAACTTTTTTTGGAGATAAAACTTATGCCTATATTATGCCTAAAGAAAGATCTATTGATATTGATACTGAAATGGATTTTAAATTTGCTGAGTTTTTAATAAATAGATATGGCTAATTTAAATGGCGGGGATTTCCCGCCATTTTCAGTAGAATATTTTGGATATTTTTTACTTCCGTCTCTTTGTCATCCTGAGCCGAAGGTGAAGGATCTCAGATCCTATAGAAACACCTATTGTGTTCATAATAATGACTCACAATTTTACTACACTATAGAAATTTTATAATCTTTTAGCCACATATTTATTTGTACGAGGTAAGCGAAGAGCTGGGCGGAGCCCATAAGCTGTGAAAACCAGGCAGGATCATAGGCTTTTGCATCTGTTTCTATAAGTTCTGCGATTGCTTTTTTATCTACAAGTTGTAATAAAGGCGATGTACTGTCATCAATTATTTGTTTTAGCCATTCTTTAACGATGTTTTTAAATACTGGATTGTGTGTTTTAGGGTAAGGACTCTTCTTTCTTTCAATTACTTCCTCTGGGATGTAACCTTTTAGAGCGTATCTAAGTATTCCTTTTTCCCTTCCGTTGAGATTTTTCATTTCCCACGGTATATTCCAGACATATTCCACAAGTCTGTAGTCTAAAAAAGGTACTCTTGCTTCAAAACCTACTGCCATACTCATTCTATCCATTCTATCAAGAAGCATGGGCATAAATCTTGTTATGTTAAGGTAAAACATTTCCCTCATTCGAGCATTATAGGGGTCTTCTCCATTCAGCTTTGGCACTTCATTTAAAGCTTCATTATATCTATCATTTAAGTATTCTATAGGTCTTATGTATTTTACAACTTCTGGCAAAAGCAATTTCATGCGTTCGTTGACCATTCTTATCCATGGGAAGGTGTGACTTTCAATTGCTTCTTTGTTTCTAAACCAGGGATAACCTCCAAAAACTTCATCAGCACCTTCTCCTGATAGAGCGACTGTGGCTCCTTTTTTTACTTCTTTTAAAAATAGATATAAAGATGAATCTATATCTGCCATACCAGGAAGGTCTCGAGCGTACAAGGCTGGCTTTAGAGCATGTGCAAGTTCTTCGTTATCTATAAATACATAGTTATGGTTTGTGTCAAGTTTATTTGCAACAAATTTTACCCAGTCTGCGTCAGAGTTTGGTTGAAATTCGTTTGGCGTAAAATATTTATCATTACCCACATAATCTACCGAGTATGTTATAAGTTTTTGACCTTTTTGTTTTAATTCTTCATTTGCGAAGAAGGATACAGCAGTTGAATCAAGTCCACCTGATAGCAATGAACATAAAGGTACGTCTGAAACAAGCTGCCTCACTGAAGAATCTTTAAGGAGATACCTTATTTTTTCCCCTGTTTTCTCAAGGTCATCTTCATGGGGAAGACTTTGCAATGACCAGTATTTGCTTATGTTTGCTCCATTTTTAGTGAATATGAGGTAATGCCCGGCTTTTAATTCTTTAATGTCTTTAAAGACACCACATCCGGGGGTCCTTGAAGGTCCCATTAAAAATATTTCTGCAAGACCTTGTGAGTCTATCTCTGGTTTTACATGAGGATGTGCTAATATTGCTTTAATCTCTGAACCAAATATCAAAGATCCGTTTTTAATGGTATAAAATAGTGGTTTTATTCCGAGATGGTCCCTGGCAATAAAAAGCCTATTTTGTATTTCATCCCATATTGCAAAAGCAAATATTCCATTAAATTTTTTAACACATAAAGAACCCCATTCTATATAAGATGTCAAAATAATTTCAGTATCTGAACGGGTTTTAAAAGTATATCCCAAGGATATGAGTTCGTTTTTCAATTCATCCATATTGTAGAGTTCTCCATTGTGGATGATGACAAAATTTTTTTCACCGTATTTTTTTATCATTGGTTGACTTCCACCTTCTGGATCTATTACAATTAATCGACGATGACCTAAAGCACAATGTTTTGACAACCATATTCCAGAACCGTCTGGTCCTCTTTTTTTAAGAGTGTCTGTCATTTTTTCGATTACTTCATTTTGAAGTGATAAGTCCATATCAAAGTTAACCCATCCCGTTATTCCACACATAAAAATCCTCCTAAAATTTAAATCTATAAGTAAATATATTCTCTTTTTTTGCCATTGATACATGTTATAATTTTCTAATGAACTTTTAATTTCTACGTGATATAATAAAAACATAAGTTTTTTAGGAGGACTAAGCTTTTATGGAGAAAGTAATAAAAGAGCATTATTATGAAGAAAATGATATTGCTGAAAGGATAAGGCTTTTAAAAAAGAAATTAAATGAATGCAACATAGAACTTCCCAAAGCTTTAGAACTTAGCCGTGAATTAGACGAATTGATTGTCATGTACATGAAAAGAGAAAAACAAGTAAAACAGGTAAAATAAAGTGCTGTTTTACTTGTTTTTCTTTTTGCGTGAAAATTCCATAAAAAAATTTAAACTTTTTAAAATATATGTCGATATTTATAATAGCAAATAGGGAAGTTGTTACAAATGATAAATTTTTATTCCAGGAGGTAATAATGGTATGTTGCAGGGAATAAATACTGCGGGAACGGGGCAAGTAAATTCGCAGTTTAAAAGAGATAGTGCGTTAGTAGATGAAATAAAAACAGTAAAAGATATACTCAGTAAACCGGTAGACGAAGATAAACTTAATAACGAGCTTAATAAAGAAAATAGAAAAATAAGCATTAACGATCATACATATTTTGAATTTTCTGTGCACAAGCCTACAAATACAATAGTGGTAAAAATTGTTGATAGCGATACGAATGAAGTTATTGACGAGATTCCGCCCGAAAAAATACTTGACCTTGTTGCAGGTTTATGGAAAATAGCTGGACTTTTTGTGGATAGAAAAATATAGTTGGGGGTATGAAAAATGGATCCAATAACTATGAATAGCTACAATGTGAGCAATTTATTGAGGATAAGTGGTCTTGCAACAGGACTTGATACTGATTCTATGGTACAGCAGCTTATGAAGGCCGCAAGTATACCTCTTGATAAATTAGAACAACAAAAGCAATGGTATCAATGGCAGCAAGAGGATTTAAGAGATATAAACAGTCAGCTTTTGTCTTTGCGAGATAACAATGTGTTTGCACTTACATTACAGGGGACTTTTCTTGCAAAAATTGTTACAT
This genomic window from Thermoanaerobacter uzonensis DSM 18761 contains:
- a CDS encoding acylneuraminate cytidylyltransferase family protein; the encoded protein is MYKGKTILALIPARGGSKGVPKKNIRLLLHKPLIAYTIETALEVDFLDKIIVSTEDLEIAKISKEYGAEVPFLRPYELATDEAKSIDVILHAMDWMEKEHGTFNLILLLQPTSPFRNSEDIKTALDIFFEKNARAVVSVCEAEHSPLWMNTLNDDLNMKDFIRKDILNKNRQELGKYYRINGAIYIAEWDYLRQNKTFFGDKTYAYIMPKERSIDIDTEMDFKFAEFLINRYG
- the asnB gene encoding asparagine synthase (glutamine-hydrolyzing); translation: MCGITGWVNFDMDLSLQNEVIEKMTDTLKKRGPDGSGIWLSKHCALGHRRLIVIDPEGGSQPMIKKYGEKNFVIIHNGELYNMDELKNELISLGYTFKTRSDTEIILTSYIEWGSLCVKKFNGIFAFAIWDEIQNRLFIARDHLGIKPLFYTIKNGSLIFGSEIKAILAHPHVKPEIDSQGLAEIFLMGPSRTPGCGVFKDIKELKAGHYLIFTKNGANISKYWSLQSLPHEDDLEKTGEKIRYLLKDSSVRQLVSDVPLCSLLSGGLDSTAVSFFANEELKQKGQKLITYSVDYVGNDKYFTPNEFQPNSDADWVKFVANKLDTNHNYVFIDNEELAHALKPALYARDLPGMADIDSSLYLFLKEVKKGATVALSGEGADEVFGGYPWFRNKEAIESHTFPWIRMVNERMKLLLPEVVKYIRPIEYLNDRYNEALNEVPKLNGEDPYNARMREMFYLNITRFMPMLLDRMDRMSMAVGFEARVPFLDYRLVEYVWNIPWEMKNLNGREKGILRYALKGYIPEEVIERKKSPYPKTHNPVFKNIVKEWLKQIIDDSTSPLLQLVDKKAIAELIETDAKAYDPAWFSQLMGSAQLFAYLVQINMWLKDYKISIV
- a CDS encoding Spo0E family sporulation regulatory protein-aspartic acid phosphatase codes for the protein MEKVIKEHYYEENDIAERIRLLKKKLNECNIELPKALELSRELDELIVMYMKREKQVKQVK
- a CDS encoding flagellar protein FlaG, with the translated sequence MLQGINTAGTGQVNSQFKRDSALVDEIKTVKDILSKPVDEDKLNNELNKENRKISINDHTYFEFSVHKPTNTIVVKIVDSDTNEVIDEIPPEKILDLVAGLWKIAGLFVDRKI